A stretch of the Bubalus kerabau isolate K-KA32 ecotype Philippines breed swamp buffalo chromosome 11, PCC_UOA_SB_1v2, whole genome shotgun sequence genome encodes the following:
- the LOC129623804 gene encoding interleukin-36 gamma-like yields the protein MDNPRHAVVSDLSQQVWFLQGQTLMVVPRSNNVGPVIVTVIPCKYLESLQKDKGSPIYLGIKQPEMCLCCEDVGGKPELQLKNQKIMDLYNQAKPVKPFLFYHETTGRISTFESVAFPGWFIASSETRQPIFLTSELGNVYNIGFQLDFKV from the exons ATGGATAATCCCAGACATGCAGTAGTCTCCGACTTGAGTCAGCAGGTGTGGTTCCTTCAGGGTCAGACCCTCATGGTAGTTCCTCGGAGCAACAATGTAGGGCCAG TCATTGTCACCGTTATACCATGCAAGTATCTGGAGTCTCTTCAGAAAGACAAAGGGAGTCCTATTTATTTGGGAATAAAGCAGCCAGAAATGTGTCTATGTTGTGAGGACGTTGGTGGAAAGCCTGAATTACAGTTGAAG AACCAGAAGATAATGGATCTGTACAACCAAGCCAAGCCTGTGAAGCCATTCCTTTTCTACCACGAAACGACAGGCAGGATCTCCACATTTGAGTCTGTGGCCTTTCCTGGATGGTTCATTGCCTCTTCTGAGACCAGGCAGCCCATCTTTCTCACTTCCGAGCTGGGAAACGTGTACAATATTGGCTTCCAATTAGATTTCAAGGTTTGA